One genomic window of Burkholderia diffusa includes the following:
- a CDS encoding branched-chain amino acid ABC transporter substrate-binding protein — protein sequence MQHTMKKLAGATFVAVMSLAGTAHADDVKIGYAGPMTGAQAHYGKDMQNGIALALEDFNATNPKIGGKAVKFVLETQDDQADPRTGTTVAQKLVDDGIKGMLGHFNSGTTIPASRIYANAGIPEIAMATAPEYTQQGYKTTFRMMTSDTQQGSVAGTFASKDLGMKKIAIVDDRTAYGQGLADQFEKAAKAGGATIVDREFTNDKAVDFKAILTKLKAAKPDLVYYGGADSQAAPMVKQMKTLGITAPLMSGEMVKTPTFLKIAGNAADGTIASLAGLPLEEMPGGKTYAEKYKKRFGEDVQTYSPYAYDGAMAMLNAMKKADSTDPAKYLPVLAKTDMAGVTSSHVAYDAKGDLKNGGITMYKVEKGEWKPLKSIGGK from the coding sequence ATGCAACACACGATGAAAAAGCTGGCAGGCGCGACGTTCGTCGCCGTCATGTCGCTTGCGGGGACGGCCCATGCGGACGACGTGAAGATCGGTTACGCAGGGCCGATGACGGGCGCCCAGGCTCACTACGGCAAGGATATGCAGAACGGGATCGCGCTCGCGCTGGAAGACTTCAACGCGACCAACCCGAAGATCGGCGGCAAGGCGGTGAAGTTCGTGCTCGAGACGCAGGACGACCAGGCTGACCCGCGCACCGGCACGACGGTTGCGCAGAAGCTCGTCGACGACGGCATCAAGGGCATGCTCGGCCACTTCAACTCGGGCACGACGATTCCGGCTTCGCGCATCTACGCGAACGCCGGCATTCCGGAAATCGCGATGGCGACGGCGCCGGAATACACGCAGCAGGGTTACAAGACGACCTTCCGCATGATGACGTCCGACACGCAGCAGGGCTCGGTGGCGGGCACCTTCGCGTCGAAGGATCTCGGCATGAAGAAGATCGCGATCGTCGACGACCGCACGGCCTACGGCCAGGGTCTCGCCGACCAGTTCGAGAAGGCCGCGAAGGCCGGCGGCGCGACGATCGTCGACCGTGAATTCACGAACGACAAGGCCGTCGACTTCAAGGCGATCCTGACCAAGCTGAAGGCGGCGAAGCCGGACCTCGTCTACTACGGCGGCGCGGATTCGCAGGCAGCGCCGATGGTCAAGCAGATGAAGACGCTCGGCATCACCGCACCGCTGATGAGCGGCGAAATGGTGAAGACGCCGACGTTCCTGAAGATCGCGGGCAACGCGGCCGATGGCACGATCGCATCGCTCGCAGGCCTGCCGCTCGAGGAAATGCCGGGCGGCAAGACCTACGCCGAAAAGTACAAGAAGCGCTTCGGCGAAGACGTGCAGACGTACTCGCCGTACGCGTACGACGGCGCGATGGCGATGCTCAACGCGATGAAGAAGGCTGATTCGACCGATCCGGCGAAGTACCTGCCGGTGCTCGCGAAGACCGACATGGCCGGCGTCACGTCGTCGCACGTCGCGTATGACGCGAAGGGCGACCTGAAGAACGGCGGCATCACGATGTACAAGGTCGAGAAGGGCGAGTGGAAGCCGCTGAAGAGCATCGGCGGCAAGTAA
- a CDS encoding acyl-CoA dehydrogenase family protein, translating to MTESTHAVTNQFDELVDYNLFATDIALREALARAGAGWAVPQLDAYGARLGSADAARLADEANRHTPELNAFDRRGRRIDRVDFHPAWHTLLGMYRNEGFVSLAFRDPRAGRWAATAAAFYLHGQIEAGTLCPATMTQAAIPVLQKEPALWDLLRDKLYSDDYDPRDVPVADKRSIWFGMGMTEKQGGSDVRANTTLASAVGAGGRGGEYRLRGHKWFFSAPMCDAHLIVARTEAGSPSCFYVPRWRPDGTKNAVEIQRLKNKVGNRSNSSSEIELNDAWGIMLGDEGRGIPTIIEMATYTRLNCVLGSAAMLRQGVVQAIAYTRQRHAFGRALAEQPLMRTVLADLALESEAALALAMRLADAFERDGSPRERAWKRIVTPAAKFWVCKRAVELTGEVMEVFGGNGYVDDGPIARLFREAPVNSIWEGSGNVMCVDVLRAVSREPDAAAALFAELTDLGAGEPRIRTALDALRAMLAAPADTLEASARVFAQRLALVAQACLLRRDAPAAVADAFIATRLAAPDWGRIAGGFDPHALDVAALLQRAYPA from the coding sequence AACCTCTTCGCCACCGACATCGCGCTGCGCGAGGCGCTGGCGCGCGCGGGCGCCGGCTGGGCCGTGCCGCAGCTCGACGCGTACGGCGCGCGGCTGGGAAGCGCCGACGCCGCGCGGCTCGCCGACGAAGCAAATCGCCACACGCCGGAACTGAATGCGTTCGACCGGCGCGGCCGGCGCATCGACCGCGTCGACTTCCATCCGGCGTGGCACACGCTGCTCGGCATGTACCGCAACGAAGGCTTCGTGTCGCTCGCGTTCCGCGATCCGCGCGCCGGCCGCTGGGCCGCGACCGCGGCCGCCTTCTACCTGCACGGCCAGATCGAAGCCGGCACGCTGTGCCCGGCGACGATGACGCAGGCCGCGATTCCGGTGCTGCAGAAGGAACCCGCGCTGTGGGATCTGCTGCGCGACAAGCTGTACAGCGACGACTACGATCCGCGCGACGTGCCTGTCGCCGACAAGCGCTCGATCTGGTTCGGCATGGGCATGACCGAGAAACAGGGCGGCTCCGACGTGCGCGCGAACACGACGCTGGCGAGCGCCGTCGGCGCGGGCGGACGCGGCGGCGAATACCGGCTGCGCGGCCACAAGTGGTTTTTCTCCGCGCCGATGTGCGACGCGCACCTGATCGTCGCGCGCACCGAAGCCGGCAGCCCGTCGTGCTTCTACGTGCCGCGCTGGCGGCCCGACGGAACGAAGAACGCGGTCGAGATCCAGCGGTTGAAGAACAAGGTCGGCAACCGCAGCAACTCAAGCAGCGAGATCGAGTTGAACGACGCGTGGGGCATCATGCTCGGCGACGAAGGGCGCGGCATTCCGACCATCATCGAGATGGCCACGTACACGCGGCTGAACTGCGTGCTCGGCAGCGCCGCGATGCTGCGCCAGGGCGTCGTGCAGGCGATCGCGTACACGCGCCAGCGCCATGCGTTCGGCCGCGCGCTCGCCGAGCAGCCGCTGATGCGAACCGTGCTCGCCGATCTCGCGCTCGAAAGCGAGGCCGCGCTCGCGCTCGCGATGCGTCTGGCCGACGCATTCGAGCGCGACGGCTCGCCGCGCGAGCGCGCGTGGAAGCGGATCGTCACGCCCGCCGCGAAATTCTGGGTCTGCAAGCGCGCGGTCGAGCTGACCGGCGAGGTGATGGAAGTGTTCGGCGGCAACGGCTACGTCGACGACGGCCCGATCGCGCGGCTGTTCCGCGAGGCGCCGGTCAATTCGATCTGGGAAGGCTCCGGCAACGTGATGTGCGTCGACGTGCTGCGCGCGGTGTCGCGCGAGCCCGACGCGGCCGCGGCGCTGTTCGCCGAACTGACCGACCTCGGCGCGGGCGAACCGCGCATCCGCACGGCGCTCGATGCGCTGCGCGCGATGCTCGCGGCACCGGCCGATACGCTCGAGGCGTCGGCGCGCGTGTTCGCGCAGCGGCTCGCGCTCGTCGCGCAGGCGTGCCTGCTGCGGCGCGACGCGCCCGCAGCCGTCGCCGACGCGTTCATCGCGACGCGGCTGGCCGCCCCCGACTGGGGCCGCATCGCGGGCGGCTTCGATCCGCATGCGCTCGACGTCGCCGCGCTGCTGCAGCGCGCGTACCCGGCCTGA